One Corynebacterium yudongzhengii DNA window includes the following coding sequences:
- the trxA gene encoding thioredoxin, whose translation MTPPVEVTQDNFRSTVIESDKPVLVDFWAEWCGPCKKLSPVIDEISEELGDKVTVAKVDVDAQRMLGAMYQVMSIPTVMLFKDGEKVDEFQGVRPKEEIVDMISSQL comes from the coding sequence TCCCGTTGAGGTCACGCAGGACAACTTCCGTAGCACTGTCATCGAGTCGGATAAGCCCGTGCTCGTCGATTTCTGGGCCGAGTGGTGTGGCCCGTGCAAGAAGCTCTCCCCGGTCATCGACGAGATTTCCGAGGAGCTGGGCGACAAGGTGACCGTCGCTAAGGTAGATGTCGACGCGCAGCGCATGCTCGGGGCGATGTATCAGGTGATGTCCATCCCCACCGTCATGCTGTTCAAGGACGGCGAGAAGGTCGACGAGTTCCAGGGCGTGCGCCCGAAGGAGGAGATCGTCGACATGATTTCCTCGCAATTATAA